From Melospiza melodia melodia isolate bMelMel2 chromosome 31, bMelMel2.pri, whole genome shotgun sequence, one genomic window encodes:
- the TAMALIN gene encoding protein TAMALIN isoform X1: MTLRRRRRRRLRPKDDAAPAAAPESPGPAELYRALAAAGGTLPRVRKDTGFKWASPSQSPEEHRKVVMLQKKAEESFGFEIQTYGLHHQDSNSVEMFTFVCRVHGGSPAEAAGLKAGDTITGVNGLNVEGIRHREIVEIIKSSGNVLRLDTLYGTSIRRAELEARLQYLKQTLYEKWGEFRSLMVQEQRLVRGVVAKDPSIYDTLESIRWCLQGEALPGGSSRASGSDDSLYQTCVFASSSSLNGDNDGDQDKDEDTGGPAPPPPRPRPALGRSSSLRCPGPPGAAGKFWARAGDPGDGAAAVPRKNRHSSFRQRLLKFIPGLNRALEEEESHL; the protein is encoded by the exons atgaccctgcggcggcggcggcggcggcggctccggccgaAGGACGATGCGGCACCGGCGGCGGCCCCGGAGAGCCCCGGGCCCGCCGAGCTGTACCGAGCGCTGGCGGCGGCCGGCGGGACCCTGCCCCGTGTGCGCAAG GACACTGGGTTCAAGTGGGCGTCACCCAGCCAGTCCCCGGAGGAGCACAG gaagGTGGTGATGCTGCAGAAGAAGGCAGAGGAGTCCTTTGGCTTCGAGATCCAG ACCTACGGGCTGCACCACCAGGACAGCAACAGCGTGGAGATGTTCACCTTCGTGTGCCGCGTGCACGGCGGGAGCCCGGCCGAGGCCGCGGGGCTCAAGGCTG GGGACACCATCACGGGCGTCAACGGGCTCAACGTGGAGGGAATCCGGCACCGGGAGATCGTGGAGATCATCAAGAGCTCGGGGAATGTTCTCCG GCTCGACACTCTCTATGGCACATCCATCAGGAGGGCTGAGCTGGAGGCACGGCTGCAGTACCTGAAg CAAACCCTCTACGAGAAATGGGGCGAGTTTCGCTCGCTGATGGTGCAGGAGCAGCGGCTGGTGCGGG GCGTGGTGGCCAAGGACCCCAGCATCTACGACACGCTGGAGTCCATCCGCTGGTGCCTGCAGGGGGAGGCGTTGCCGGGGGGCTCCTCCCGAGCCAGCGGCAGCGATGACTCCCTGTACCAGACCTGCGTCTTCGCCTCCTCCAGCTCCCTGAACGGCGACAATGACGGCGACCAGGACAAGGATGAGGACACCGGGGGTCCCGCGCCCCCTCccccgcgcccccggcccgcTCTGGGTCGCAGCTCCAGCCTCCGGTGTCCGGGGCCACCGGGGGCTGCGGGGAAGTTTTGGGCCCGGGCCGGGGATCCCGGGGACGGAGCCGCCGCCGTGCCCCGCAAGAACCGGCACAGCAGCTTCCGCCAGCGGCTGCTCAAGTTCATCCCGGGGCTCAACCGggcgctggaggaggaggagagtcaCCTCTAA
- the TAMALIN gene encoding protein TAMALIN isoform X2, whose protein sequence is MLQKKAEESFGFEIQTYGLHHQDSNSVEMFTFVCRVHGGSPAEAAGLKAGDTITGVNGLNVEGIRHREIVEIIKSSGNVLRLDTLYGTSIRRAELEARLQYLKQTLYEKWGEFRSLMVQEQRLVRGVVAKDPSIYDTLESIRWCLQGEALPGGSSRASGSDDSLYQTCVFASSSSLNGDNDGDQDKDEDTGGPAPPPPRPRPALGRSSSLRCPGPPGAAGKFWARAGDPGDGAAAVPRKNRHSSFRQRLLKFIPGLNRALEEEESHL, encoded by the exons ATGCTGCAGAAGAAGGCAGAGGAGTCCTTTGGCTTCGAGATCCAG ACCTACGGGCTGCACCACCAGGACAGCAACAGCGTGGAGATGTTCACCTTCGTGTGCCGCGTGCACGGCGGGAGCCCGGCCGAGGCCGCGGGGCTCAAGGCTG GGGACACCATCACGGGCGTCAACGGGCTCAACGTGGAGGGAATCCGGCACCGGGAGATCGTGGAGATCATCAAGAGCTCGGGGAATGTTCTCCG GCTCGACACTCTCTATGGCACATCCATCAGGAGGGCTGAGCTGGAGGCACGGCTGCAGTACCTGAAg CAAACCCTCTACGAGAAATGGGGCGAGTTTCGCTCGCTGATGGTGCAGGAGCAGCGGCTGGTGCGGG GCGTGGTGGCCAAGGACCCCAGCATCTACGACACGCTGGAGTCCATCCGCTGGTGCCTGCAGGGGGAGGCGTTGCCGGGGGGCTCCTCCCGAGCCAGCGGCAGCGATGACTCCCTGTACCAGACCTGCGTCTTCGCCTCCTCCAGCTCCCTGAACGGCGACAATGACGGCGACCAGGACAAGGATGAGGACACCGGGGGTCCCGCGCCCCCTCccccgcgcccccggcccgcTCTGGGTCGCAGCTCCAGCCTCCGGTGTCCGGGGCCACCGGGGGCTGCGGGGAAGTTTTGGGCCCGGGCCGGGGATCCCGGGGACGGAGCCGCCGCCGTGCCCCGCAAGAACCGGCACAGCAGCTTCCGCCAGCGGCTGCTCAAGTTCATCCCGGGGCTCAACCGggcgctggaggaggaggagagtcaCCTCTAA